In Mangifera indica cultivar Alphonso chromosome 1, CATAS_Mindica_2.1, whole genome shotgun sequence, a single genomic region encodes these proteins:
- the LOC123219276 gene encoding uncharacterized protein LOC123219276: protein MGCSESQETCRKHQNHKQASGVCPYCLRERLSLLQKKKITIVASPNSSNCSSSFNDVSPPSPPVSSKHHRKVSEVMGSVSLMWSDGNGLKKSRSIAVVPRNYMGDVENAKKKKGFWSKLLHRGL from the coding sequence ATGGGTTGTTCAGAATCACAAGAGACTTGCAGGAAGCATCAAAACCACAAACAAGCTTCCGGGGTTTGTCCATATTGTCTTAGAGAAAGGTTGTCTCTTTtgcagaagaagaagatcaCAATTGTTGCCTCACCTAATTCTTCGAATTGTTCTTCATCATTCAACGATGTGTCGCCTCCTTCTCCGCCTGTGAGTTCGAAGCATCACCGAAAGGTTTCGGAGGTGATGGGGTCGGTATCGTTGATGTGGAGTGATGGTAATGGGTTGAAAAAGAGTAGATCAATTGCTGTCGTTCCAAGAAACTATATGGGAGACGTTGAGAAtgcgaagaagaagaaagggttTTGGTCAAAGTTGCTTCATCGGGGTTTATAA